A single genomic interval of Streptomyces graminofaciens harbors:
- a CDS encoding winged helix-turn-helix transcriptional regulator: protein MVDLVFSRWSTPILWVLHHHGRLRFNQLQRLLGDVTPKVLTARLRQLERDGLVIRTYHAEVPPRVEYEISELGNSLRPVFRTLDKWGVTYLPEIATAREKYDRIQEEEAAWAEG, encoded by the coding sequence GTGGTCGACCTGGTCTTCAGTCGGTGGTCCACGCCGATTCTGTGGGTTTTGCATCATCACGGGCGACTGCGTTTCAACCAGTTGCAGCGGCTGTTGGGGGACGTCACGCCGAAAGTTCTGACGGCGCGGCTGCGGCAGCTTGAACGGGACGGGCTGGTGATCCGCACTTACCATGCAGAGGTCCCACCGCGCGTGGAGTACGAGATCAGCGAGCTGGGCAATAGCCTCAGGCCGGTGTTTCGCACGTTGGACAAGTGGGGTGTGACCTATCTGCCGGAGATTGCCACCGCACGCGAGAAGTACGACAGGATCCAGGAAGAAGAGGCTGCCTGGGCGGAAGGCTGA
- a CDS encoding IclR family transcriptional regulator domain-containing protein has translation MTDGTGSADIREPHFVRSFERGLAVIRAFGADRPSLTLSEAARTCGLTRAAARRFLLTLVDLGYVHTDGRLFRLTPRVLELGYAYLSGFTLPELAEPHLEQLVAQVGESSSLCVLDGDDIVYVARVPTSRIMTAGITVGTRFPAHVTSVGRVMLAQLPDEEIDARLARVDLSPLTGRTLTSADRIRSELRRVRRQGYAVVDQELEEGLRSVAAPVRDRAGEVVAAVNIPVPAGRYPVESVRRDLLPQLLATVARIEADLAVARTATGRAGAMAPARPEAATGRGRAATPGTGTHR, from the coding sequence ATGACTGATGGCACCGGGTCCGCCGACATCCGCGAGCCGCACTTCGTCCGCTCCTTCGAGCGCGGCCTCGCGGTCATCCGCGCCTTCGGCGCCGACCGTCCGTCGCTCACGCTGAGTGAGGCCGCCCGGACCTGCGGGCTGACCCGCGCGGCCGCCCGCCGCTTCCTGCTCACCCTCGTCGACCTCGGCTATGTCCACACCGACGGCCGGCTGTTCCGGCTGACCCCACGCGTCCTGGAACTCGGCTACGCGTATCTGTCGGGCTTCACGCTGCCGGAGCTGGCCGAGCCGCATCTGGAGCAACTCGTCGCCCAGGTGGGGGAGTCGTCCTCGCTCTGCGTGCTCGACGGCGACGACATCGTGTACGTGGCCAGGGTCCCGACCAGCCGCATCATGACGGCCGGCATCACCGTGGGCACCCGCTTCCCGGCCCACGTCACCTCGGTCGGCCGCGTGATGCTCGCGCAGCTGCCGGACGAGGAGATCGATGCGCGCCTCGCCCGTGTCGACCTCAGCCCCCTCACCGGCCGCACGCTGACCTCCGCCGACCGCATCAGGAGCGAACTGCGCCGGGTACGACGGCAGGGGTACGCCGTCGTCGACCAGGAACTGGAGGAGGGGCTGAGATCCGTCGCCGCCCCGGTCCGGGACCGGGCGGGCGAGGTGGTGGCGGCCGTGAACATCCCCGTCCCGGCCGGGCGTTACCCGGTCGAGTCCGTACGCCGGGACCTGCTGCCCCAGCTGCTGGCCACGGTCGCCCGGATCGAGGCCGACCTGGCGGTGGCAAGAACGGCGACCGGCCGGGCCGGAGCCATGGCCCCCGCCCGGCCCGAGGCCGCTACAGGTCGAGGACGAGCCGCGACCCCTGGCACCGGGACACACAGATGA
- a CDS encoding ABC transporter permease, translating to MRLALLRLLFVVALPLVLVTVWWLASDDSTDVYWPPLRTILTTFPDVWTGERLRADVVPSLLRLLAGYTAAAVVGVALGTVIGSYRRVRAVCEPVLEFLRAVPPPVLVPVITLFAGIGDTMKIAVIASGCVWPILLNTVEGVRAVDPVMAETARSYGITGVARLREVVLCSAGPQIFAGLRQALSVGIILMVISEMFAASNGLGYTIVQFQRRFAVPEMWTGILVLGLLGFALSVVFRVVERRVLAWYHGLRASSRRS from the coding sequence GTGAGACTCGCGCTGCTCCGGCTGCTGTTCGTCGTCGCGCTGCCCCTGGTCCTGGTCACCGTCTGGTGGCTCGCGTCGGACGACAGCACGGACGTGTACTGGCCGCCCCTGCGCACGATCCTGACCACCTTCCCGGACGTGTGGACCGGCGAGCGGCTGCGCGCCGACGTGGTGCCCAGCCTGCTGCGCCTGCTGGCCGGTTACACGGCGGCGGCCGTGGTGGGCGTGGCCCTCGGCACGGTCATCGGCTCCTACCGCCGGGTCCGGGCGGTGTGCGAGCCGGTGCTGGAGTTCCTGCGGGCGGTGCCGCCACCGGTGCTGGTCCCGGTCATCACGCTGTTCGCGGGCATCGGCGACACGATGAAGATCGCCGTGATCGCGAGCGGCTGCGTCTGGCCGATCCTCCTCAACACGGTCGAGGGCGTACGGGCGGTGGACCCGGTCATGGCCGAGACGGCCCGCTCCTACGGCATCACGGGCGTGGCAAGGCTCCGCGAGGTCGTCCTGTGCTCCGCCGGCCCGCAGATCTTCGCGGGACTGCGCCAGGCGCTGTCCGTCGGCATCATCCTGATGGTCATCAGCGAGATGTTCGCGGCCAGCAACGGCCTGGGCTACACGATCGTCCAGTTCCAGCGCCGTTTCGCCGTCCCCGAGATGTGGACGGGCATCCTCGTCCTCGGTCTGCTGGGCTTCGCGCTGTCCGTCGTCTTCCGCGTGGTCGAGCGGCGCGTCCTCGCCTGGTACCACGGTCTGCGCGCGTCCTCCAGGCGGTCCTAG
- a CDS encoding aspartate/glutamate racemase family protein, with product MNTPAAANGPVPTGTATATGIRPATGTGPATGTGTGTGTGTTAGTGTTEIIGILGGMGPAATADFYAKLVSMTPGTSDQDHLRTVIWSDPTIPDRTEALLGDGPDPTPWLLNGSRVLREAGATLIAIPCNTAHAFVPRIADHVGLPIVHMIGEVAQHLTTLRPHVYTVGLLATTGTVRAGLYQEWLDRFGIGLVLPGPDSQEHEVMAAIRAVKAGARDSTADEPLTRAARRLMAQGAQAIIAGCTEIPLGLSAGAVGVPLIDPAAVLAQALVRRTLTAGG from the coding sequence GTGAACACGCCCGCCGCCGCCAACGGTCCCGTACCCACCGGCACCGCCACGGCTACCGGCATCCGCCCCGCCACCGGCACCGGCCCCGCCACCGGCACCGGCACCGGCACCGGCACCGGCACCACCGCTGGCACCGGCACCACCGAGATCATCGGCATCCTCGGCGGCATGGGCCCGGCGGCCACCGCCGACTTCTACGCCAAGCTCGTCTCGATGACCCCCGGCACCAGCGACCAGGACCACCTCAGAACGGTCATCTGGTCCGACCCCACCATCCCCGACCGCACCGAGGCCCTGCTCGGCGACGGCCCCGACCCCACCCCCTGGCTCCTCAACGGCAGCCGTGTCCTGCGCGAGGCCGGCGCCACCCTCATCGCCATTCCCTGCAACACCGCCCACGCCTTCGTCCCGCGCATCGCCGACCACGTCGGCCTGCCCATCGTCCACATGATCGGCGAGGTAGCCCAGCATCTGACCACCCTGCGGCCGCACGTGTACACCGTGGGGCTGCTCGCCACCACCGGGACCGTCCGCGCGGGCCTGTACCAGGAGTGGCTGGACCGCTTCGGGATCGGCCTCGTCCTGCCCGGCCCCGACAGCCAGGAGCACGAGGTCATGGCCGCCATCCGCGCGGTGAAGGCCGGCGCCCGGGATTCCACAGCCGACGAGCCGCTGACGCGCGCCGCCCGCCGGCTCATGGCACAGGGTGCGCAGGCGATCATCGCCGGCTGCACGGAGATCCCGCTCGGGCTGTCGGCGGGAGCGGTGGGCGTTCCCCTCATCGATCCGGCCGCCGTCCTGGCTCAGGCCCTGGTTCGCCGGACGCTCACCGCGGGAGGATGA
- a CDS encoding aromatic ring-hydroxylating dioxygenase subunit alpha — translation MPHTTAFARNQWYVAAYAHEVGRELLGRTILGEPLVFYRTEEEGTPVALHDRCVHRRYPLSESGLDGDRIVCGYHGFTYDTTGACVYVPGQKRIPRTARVASYPVVEQDSLIWVWIGDPALADPQTIPRAKHLDSPGWVTVRGMEPIDADYGLLVDNLLDLSHETYLHGGYIGTPEVAETPITTEVDEGAGIVRVSRHMDDAECPPFYARSTGIEGRITRWQDIEYHAPCLYLLHSRIAPVGMLPEADGSDPNGFHTEITYAITPSADGKVYDFWMVSRDWATEDDEVTEFLRGNNHTVVMQDVDALNLLQKTLGTERHGYQELSINIDTGGLAARRILARLVEEGDKPVEKVL, via the coding sequence ATGCCTCACACGACCGCCTTCGCCAGGAACCAGTGGTACGTCGCGGCCTACGCCCATGAGGTCGGGCGTGAGCTGCTCGGCCGGACGATTCTGGGCGAGCCGCTCGTCTTCTACCGCACCGAGGAGGAGGGCACGCCCGTCGCCCTGCACGACCGGTGTGTGCACCGCCGCTACCCGCTGTCCGAGAGCGGCCTCGACGGGGACCGGATCGTGTGCGGCTACCACGGCTTCACGTACGACACCACGGGCGCCTGCGTCTATGTGCCGGGGCAGAAGCGCATCCCGCGCACCGCCCGCGTCGCCTCGTACCCGGTGGTCGAGCAGGACTCGCTGATCTGGGTGTGGATCGGCGACCCGGCCCTCGCCGACCCGCAGACCATCCCGCGCGCCAAGCACCTGGACTCCCCCGGCTGGGTCACCGTGCGCGGCATGGAGCCCATCGACGCCGACTACGGCCTCCTCGTCGACAACCTCCTCGACCTCTCCCACGAGACCTATCTGCACGGCGGTTACATCGGCACCCCCGAGGTCGCCGAGACGCCGATCACCACCGAGGTCGACGAGGGCGCGGGCATCGTGCGGGTGAGCCGGCACATGGACGACGCCGAGTGCCCGCCCTTCTACGCCAGGTCGACCGGCATCGAGGGCCGGATCACCCGCTGGCAGGACATCGAGTACCACGCCCCGTGCCTGTACCTGCTGCACAGCCGCATCGCCCCGGTCGGCATGCTCCCCGAGGCCGACGGCAGCGACCCCAACGGCTTCCACACCGAGATCACGTACGCGATCACACCGTCGGCGGACGGCAAGGTGTACGACTTCTGGATGGTCTCGCGCGACTGGGCGACCGAGGACGACGAGGTCACCGAGTTCCTGCGCGGCAACAACCACACGGTCGTCATGCAGGACGTCGACGCGCTCAACCTCCTCCAGAAGACGCTCGGCACCGAGCGTCACGGCTACCAGGAGCTGAGCATCAACATCGACACCGGTGGTCTCGCCGCCCGCCGTATCCTCGCCCGGCTGGTCGAGGAGGGCGACAAGCCGGTGGAGAAGGTCCTGTGA
- a CDS encoding ABC transporter permease → MRGANTALGAAGLAGFLALWEAVPRLGLVKDDYFPPVSRVAGALATELGDEAFWTALGDTLTGWAVGLAIAVTAGILAGVVIAVVPHLRAATASTIEFLRPIPSVALIPLAVLLYGTELRSVLLLVVYASFWQILVQTLYGVQDVDPVAEETARSYGLGPWARVRHVLWPTALPYVMTGVRLAAAVALILAVTAELVIGAPGLGQRIAVAQTSQAVPEMYALVVVTGVLGLLINVGARTVERRALAWHQSVRGEVTV, encoded by the coding sequence GTGAGGGGTGCGAACACCGCACTGGGCGCGGCCGGGCTCGCGGGCTTCCTCGCGCTGTGGGAGGCGGTCCCGCGGCTCGGCCTCGTCAAGGACGACTACTTCCCGCCGGTCAGCCGCGTCGCCGGCGCCCTGGCCACGGAACTCGGCGACGAGGCGTTCTGGACCGCTCTCGGCGACACCCTCACCGGCTGGGCCGTGGGCCTCGCCATCGCCGTGACGGCCGGAATCCTGGCGGGGGTCGTCATCGCGGTCGTGCCGCATCTGCGTGCGGCGACGGCCTCCACGATCGAGTTCCTGCGCCCGATCCCCTCGGTCGCCCTGATCCCGCTCGCGGTGCTCCTCTACGGCACCGAACTGCGCTCGGTGCTGCTGCTGGTGGTGTACGCGTCCTTCTGGCAGATCCTCGTCCAGACGCTGTACGGGGTCCAGGACGTCGACCCGGTCGCCGAGGAGACGGCCCGCTCCTACGGCCTCGGCCCCTGGGCCAGGGTCCGGCACGTGCTGTGGCCGACCGCCCTGCCGTACGTCATGACGGGCGTCCGGCTGGCCGCCGCCGTGGCCCTCATCCTGGCCGTGACCGCCGAACTGGTCATCGGCGCACCGGGGTTGGGCCAGCGCATCGCGGTCGCGCAGACCTCGCAGGCGGTGCCGGAGATGTACGCGCTGGTGGTGGTGACCGGAGTGCTGGGGCTGCTGATCAACGTGGGCGCGCGGACGGTCGAGCGGCGGGCGCTGGCCTGGCACCAGTCGGTGCGCGGGGAGGTGACGGTGTGA
- a CDS encoding ABC transporter substrate-binding protein: MRRLLIGLAAGTLFVAATACGSSGSSGTDSASGTTTLKIGVIPIVDVAPMYLGQKKGFYSERGLKLEPTLAQGGAAIVPGVISGQFDFGFSNMTSLLVARSKNMPVKAVVNGVASTGKEGADFAEIAVKKGSPLKSAKDLEGKKVAANTLGNICDTSVNESVRKAGGDPSKVEYVEMPFDQMPAALDKGQVDAACVVEPALATIKSQGGTVLASNFVDVSPDLTVAMYFTSQQYAQKNPELVKKFQEATAESLKYADSHPDEVREIITTYTKIPDSLLKTLVLPRWPAEPDRASIERLAELGQQDGLFEKAPDLDKLLP; encoded by the coding sequence ATGCGTCGTCTGCTCATCGGTCTCGCGGCCGGCACCCTGTTCGTCGCCGCGACGGCCTGCGGTTCGTCCGGCTCCTCCGGGACGGACAGCGCGTCCGGCACCACCACCCTCAAGATCGGCGTCATCCCCATCGTCGACGTCGCCCCCATGTATCTGGGCCAGAAGAAGGGCTTCTACAGCGAGCGGGGCCTGAAGCTGGAGCCCACGCTCGCCCAGGGCGGGGCGGCGATCGTGCCCGGTGTGATCTCCGGGCAGTTCGACTTCGGCTTCAGCAACATGACGTCGCTGCTGGTCGCCCGGTCCAAGAACATGCCGGTCAAGGCCGTGGTGAACGGGGTCGCGTCCACCGGAAAGGAGGGCGCCGACTTCGCGGAGATCGCCGTGAAGAAGGGCAGCCCCCTGAAATCCGCCAAGGACCTGGAGGGCAAGAAGGTCGCCGCCAACACGCTGGGCAACATCTGCGACACCTCGGTCAACGAGTCGGTGCGCAAGGCGGGCGGCGACCCGTCGAAGGTGGAGTACGTGGAGATGCCGTTCGACCAGATGCCGGCCGCGCTGGACAAGGGCCAGGTGGACGCGGCCTGTGTCGTGGAGCCCGCGCTCGCCACCATCAAGTCCCAGGGCGGCACGGTGCTCGCGTCGAACTTCGTGGACGTCTCACCGGATCTCACCGTCGCCATGTACTTCACCTCGCAGCAGTACGCGCAGAAGAACCCGGAGCTGGTGAAGAAGTTCCAGGAGGCCACGGCCGAGTCACTGAAGTACGCCGACAGCCATCCGGACGAGGTCCGCGAGATCATCACCACGTACACCAAGATCCCGGACAGCCTGCTGAAGACGCTCGTGCTGCCGCGCTGGCCCGCCGAGCCGGACCGGGCCTCCATCGAACGGCTCGCCGAACTCGGGCAGCAGGACGGTCTGTTCGAGAAGGCCCCGGACCTGGACAAGCTGCTGCCGTGA
- a CDS encoding PDR/VanB family oxidoreductase, with translation MTSTPYEAELVVTTREFAADGVLALTLRHPLGEELPAWQPGAHIDVLLGPDLERQYSLCGDPADRHTWRIGVLKEPDGRGGSAYVHTELRQGDKVRVRGPRNNFALEQAPGYRFVAGGIGITPVLPMLAAAEAAGAEWTLLYGGRTRQSMAFQEELGAYGDRVTVAPQDETGLLDLASVLDDLPEGTLVYCCGPGPLLDAVEARCPGKALRVERFQPKEQDTGPDSEFEVVLERTGRTLTVPVGVSVLDTVRAAGVEVLYSCAEGTCGTCETDVLDGTPDHRDSVLSDEEREAGETMLICVSRCQGSRLVLDL, from the coding sequence ATGACCTCCACCCCCTACGAGGCCGAACTCGTCGTCACCACACGTGAGTTCGCCGCAGACGGCGTCCTCGCCCTCACCCTCCGCCACCCGCTGGGTGAGGAACTCCCGGCCTGGCAGCCCGGCGCCCACATAGACGTCCTGCTGGGCCCCGATCTGGAGCGGCAGTACAGCCTCTGCGGCGACCCGGCGGACCGGCACACATGGCGCATCGGGGTCCTGAAGGAGCCTGACGGGCGCGGCGGATCGGCGTATGTGCACACGGAGTTGCGGCAGGGCGACAAGGTCCGCGTGCGCGGCCCGCGCAACAACTTCGCCCTGGAGCAGGCGCCCGGATACCGGTTCGTCGCCGGTGGCATCGGCATCACTCCCGTCCTGCCGATGCTGGCCGCGGCGGAGGCTGCGGGTGCCGAGTGGACCCTGCTGTACGGCGGGCGCACCCGGCAGTCAATGGCGTTCCAGGAGGAGTTGGGCGCGTACGGGGACCGGGTCACCGTCGCTCCGCAGGACGAGACCGGGCTGCTCGACCTCGCCTCCGTCCTCGACGACCTCCCGGAGGGCACCCTCGTCTACTGCTGCGGCCCCGGGCCGCTGCTGGACGCGGTCGAGGCGCGGTGCCCCGGCAAGGCGCTGCGGGTCGAGCGGTTCCAGCCCAAGGAGCAGGACACCGGCCCCGACAGCGAGTTCGAGGTCGTGCTGGAGCGCACCGGCCGTACGCTGACCGTCCCCGTCGGTGTCTCCGTGCTCGACACCGTGCGGGCCGCCGGGGTGGAGGTGCTCTACTCCTGCGCCGAGGGCACCTGCGGCACCTGTGAGACGGACGTCCTCGACGGCACGCCCGACCACCGGGACTCGGTGCTGAGCGACGAGGAGCGCGAGGCCGGGGAGACCATGCTCATCTGTGTGTCCCGGTGCCAGGGGTCGCGGCTCGTCCTCGACCTGTAG
- a CDS encoding ABC transporter ATP-binding protein encodes MLDVRGLRKVYEGSGRRVEAVRDLTFTVDAGELVCLVGPSGCGKTTLLKCVAGLLDPTSGEILLGGRPVSGPPPGMAVVFQEYGRSLFPWMRVAQNVELPLKQKRLGRDRRRELVADALASVGLADAAGAYPWQLSGGMQQRAAIARALAYEPEVLLMDEPFAAVDAQTRAELEDLVRGLWRERGITVLFVTHDIDEAVYLGERVLILSASPTVVQEQLKIDLPTERDQLHTRVAPRFAELRTHVYEQIQAAKRGGPVDKRDL; translated from the coding sequence ATGCTCGACGTACGGGGCCTGAGGAAGGTCTACGAAGGTTCCGGGCGGCGCGTCGAGGCCGTACGGGACCTCACCTTCACCGTCGACGCGGGCGAACTCGTCTGTCTGGTCGGCCCCTCGGGCTGCGGCAAGACCACCCTGTTGAAATGCGTGGCCGGGCTCCTGGACCCCACCTCCGGCGAGATCCTCCTCGGGGGACGACCCGTGAGCGGGCCGCCGCCGGGCATGGCGGTCGTCTTCCAGGAGTACGGGCGCAGCCTGTTCCCCTGGATGCGGGTGGCCCAGAACGTCGAACTCCCGCTGAAGCAGAAGCGGTTGGGCCGGGACCGGCGGCGCGAGCTGGTCGCCGACGCGCTGGCCTCGGTCGGCCTCGCCGACGCGGCGGGGGCGTACCCCTGGCAGCTGTCCGGCGGTATGCAGCAGCGGGCGGCCATCGCCCGGGCGCTGGCGTACGAGCCCGAAGTGCTCCTGATGGACGAGCCGTTCGCGGCGGTCGACGCCCAGACCCGCGCCGAGCTGGAGGACCTCGTGCGGGGCCTCTGGCGGGAGCGGGGCATCACCGTCCTCTTCGTCACCCACGACATCGACGAGGCGGTCTATCTCGGCGAGCGCGTCCTGATCCTCTCCGCGTCCCCCACGGTCGTCCAGGAACAGCTCAAGATCGACCTGCCGACCGAGCGCGACCAGCTGCACACGCGTGTCGCACCGCGGTTCGCGGAGCTGCGGACCCATGTGTACGAGCAGATCCAGGCGGCGAAACGGGGTGGGCCGGTGGACAAGCGGGACCTGTGA
- a CDS encoding GntR family transcriptional regulator produces MSLDSPVSRRLLSDEVFHRLRDSIVRGELVPGEKVKDGELAERLGLSRTPVREALARLADIGLVETKPGVHTRITTLNRRDVEKTLAVLRSLDQLAIETAVPVMTEQDVRLMREANRDFEQAVAANDITAALAADDRFHAVPITAADNPVLSRIVEQLHPQIHRILYRKFSTLLGGRNTIEHHDQLIDICADGDAQAAAELSGQHWSALGGHINQLFDTNQFTESANV; encoded by the coding sequence ATGTCACTGGACAGCCCTGTCTCCCGCCGCCTCCTCAGCGACGAGGTGTTCCACCGCCTGCGCGACTCCATCGTGCGCGGCGAACTCGTCCCAGGCGAGAAGGTCAAGGACGGCGAACTGGCCGAACGCCTCGGGCTCAGCCGCACCCCGGTGCGCGAGGCGCTCGCCCGGCTCGCCGACATCGGCCTCGTCGAGACCAAGCCCGGCGTCCACACCCGCATCACCACACTCAACCGCCGCGACGTAGAGAAGACCCTCGCCGTACTGCGCTCCCTCGACCAACTCGCCATCGAGACAGCCGTACCCGTCATGACCGAACAGGACGTGCGGCTCATGCGCGAGGCCAACCGGGACTTCGAACAGGCCGTCGCCGCCAACGACATCACCGCCGCGCTCGCGGCCGACGACCGCTTCCACGCCGTCCCCATCACGGCCGCGGACAACCCCGTGCTCAGCCGGATCGTCGAGCAGCTCCACCCGCAGATCCACCGCATCCTCTACCGCAAGTTCTCCACCCTCCTCGGCGGCCGCAACACCATCGAACACCACGACCAGCTCATCGACATCTGCGCCGACGGCGACGCCCAGGCCGCCGCCGAACTCTCCGGACAGCACTGGTCCGCACTCGGCGGACACATCAACCAGCTCTTCGACACCAACCAGTTCACGGAATCCGCGAACGTCTGA
- a CDS encoding dicarboxylate/amino acid:cation symporter has protein sequence MDTAHTHPTSDNPPPRSPGFWRRCLAMPIGVQSIIAVGLGALIGTLAPSAGEQMKILGEVFLNLVQVVVLPLVFPLIVLGIARMESVKKVGRIAGKAILYFELVTTVILLIAVGLAKLTGIGKDAPVHGADAKDLDGLSQGIDFHELLLHAVPKNVFAAFSEGNLLGAIVFALLVGVAMAAIGEKSEPFAAVLESVAAVMFKVVGYVIRIAPLGVLGFISYDVAHYGFGNLRSLMGFIAVVYAGLAIVVGVLFPAIAVIYRVRYVDLLRSIAGLAGIAFVTRSSESVLAPLMGRLEAFGLSRSTTSFVVPLGYSFNTDGSVLYQASALVFLANAYGADTSVPALLLMVGVLVILSKGMAGVASASIVVLIAAGNSIGLPAEGIALLLGVDFIVDMARTGVNVIGNSLAAAVVDSSEKRREAKRGTREASRTPAEPEVTALQKEPAQ, from the coding sequence ATGGACACCGCGCACACCCACCCCACCAGCGACAACCCACCGCCCCGGTCCCCAGGGTTCTGGCGGCGATGTCTGGCGATGCCGATCGGCGTCCAGTCGATCATCGCCGTGGGGCTCGGCGCGCTCATCGGAACCCTCGCCCCGTCGGCGGGCGAGCAGATGAAGATCCTCGGCGAGGTGTTCCTGAACCTGGTGCAGGTCGTCGTGCTGCCCCTGGTCTTCCCGCTCATCGTGCTGGGCATCGCCCGAATGGAGTCGGTCAAGAAGGTCGGCCGGATCGCCGGCAAGGCCATCCTCTACTTCGAGCTCGTCACCACCGTCATCCTGCTGATCGCGGTGGGCCTGGCCAAGCTCACCGGCATCGGCAAGGACGCCCCCGTCCACGGGGCCGACGCCAAGGACCTGGACGGCCTGAGCCAGGGCATCGACTTCCACGAACTGCTTCTGCACGCCGTACCGAAGAACGTCTTCGCCGCGTTCAGCGAGGGCAATCTGCTCGGCGCGATCGTCTTCGCGCTGCTCGTGGGCGTGGCGATGGCCGCGATCGGTGAGAAGTCGGAGCCTTTCGCCGCCGTGCTGGAGTCCGTCGCCGCGGTGATGTTCAAGGTCGTAGGCTACGTGATACGGATCGCGCCGCTCGGCGTGCTCGGCTTCATCTCCTACGACGTGGCCCACTACGGCTTCGGCAACCTGCGCAGCCTGATGGGCTTCATCGCCGTGGTGTACGCGGGCCTGGCCATCGTCGTCGGCGTGCTCTTCCCGGCCATCGCCGTGATCTACCGCGTCCGCTACGTCGATCTGCTGAGGTCGATCGCCGGGCTGGCCGGTATCGCCTTCGTCACCCGCAGCTCCGAGTCCGTCCTGGCGCCGCTCATGGGCAGGCTGGAGGCGTTCGGCCTCAGCCGGTCGACGACCTCGTTCGTCGTCCCGCTCGGCTACTCCTTCAACACCGACGGCTCCGTCCTCTACCAGGCCTCCGCCCTGGTCTTCCTCGCCAACGCCTACGGCGCGGACACCTCAGTGCCCGCCCTGCTCCTCATGGTCGGCGTGCTGGTGATCCTCTCCAAGGGCATGGCCGGCGTCGCCTCCGCCTCCATCGTCGTCCTCATCGCCGCCGGCAACTCCATCGGCCTGCCCGCCGAAGGCATCGCCCTGCTCCTCGGCGTGGACTTCATCGTCGACATGGCCCGCACCGGTGTGAACGTCATCGGCAACTCGCTGGCCGCCGCCGTCGTCGACAGCTCCGAGAAGCGACGCGAAGCGAAACGGGGCACCCGGGAAGCCTCCCGGACCCCGGCCGAGCCCGAGGTCACGGCCCTCCAGAAGGAACCCGCACAGTGA